From one Sardina pilchardus chromosome 6, fSarPil1.1, whole genome shotgun sequence genomic stretch:
- the LOC134082683 gene encoding NLR family CARD domain-containing protein 3-like, with translation MGKSKEFSVTQETKGNQMHPLRNVKSPNLRVPISTHKNTLLSQTERMICYSEGGGEVSNSRSHIEVRYTDLFVTEDEDSMESSQHEYFNAVTRRARIYAHQSCLQIRPQHLLDPQEVSGRPPKRVKVKGIAGIGKSVAVQRLMYEWALGKNLREFTCVFGLRFRELNLIDAPMSLLELLGTRFQYLRDVLPVLLDSPSSLLFILDGLDEFKHHLNWNGTDKDIGFDTKVPISELMVTLIKGSLLPESSVILTTRPSSDAPKRFFQRCCVVLGFEEAQVRQYAQKYYSDPQVAENVYNYIAMNDSLFVLSFIPLYCHIICTALSEFFSANEEEGDSRRSLEISPPRTVSEVYYCYLVTAVKHHALKGKADRSTPKSKVLSLAKRQLTALGRLAYENLLKGNILFERKDLEKFGLEPQEINSTFLCQVLVVIKEEKTEMFSFFHLTMQEYLAALYCAVNLSKEGDILQALNFWCFGELPSPSSYPPLISHDQQLDHKNTDNDSKLEKSLQMFTRFFMGVIRARLEGQLEGLAQDPFLEEGQVFPVQLGQWFQDQLRGRQMSNEVALNLFHCLMELHIQEATSRAAPEIKRLHLFKMKLSVVDCAALHYVLQFSPHTLEELNLGYSNIGNRGLDRLGPILHRCETLYLRYNCLDKTAAILESAVLKSRECQVKKLYMCGNNLGPDGVLELWSALEQNTTIEELYLDITGITERGTENIVNCLSKNTSLKTLTIAGNDIGTAGRARIKELRRRCPGLRIIGNFVDDLGLLQAYLDWVQEIREDPDQMNAVKNADALQSVLKGLRVADTDGEGENAIKAKELEAQILELLQAT, from the exons ATGGGCAAATCGAAAGAGTTCTCTGTAACTCAGGAGACAAAAG GAAATCAGATGCATCCACTCCGaaatgtgaagtctccaaaCCTAAGAG TTCCCATCAGTACACATAAAAACACCCTGCTGAGTCAGACTGAGCGAATGATTTGCTACTCCGAAGGGGGAGGCGAAGTCTCTAACTCACGCTCTCACATCGAGGTACGCTACACTGACTTGTTTGTGACAGAGGATGAGGACTCCATGGAAAGCAGCCAACACGAATACTTCAATGCCGTGACCCGCCGGGCACGCATCTACGCTCATCAGTCCTGCCTCCAGATCCGGCCACAGCACCTGCTGGATCCCCAGGAGGTCTCTGGGCGCCCTCCCAAACGTGTCAAGGTGAAGGGGATTGCAGGGATTGGGAAGAGCGTGGCCGTGCAGAGGCTCATGTATGAATGGGCGCTGGGCAAGAACCTGAGGGAGTTCACATGCGTCTTTGGCCTCCGCTTCCGTGAGCTGAACCTGATCGACGCTCCCATGAGCCTCCTGGAGCTTCTTGGGACTAGGTTCCAGTACCTGCGAGATGTTCTTCCAGTTCTTCTCGACTCGCCCAGCAGTCTGCTTTTTATCCTTGATGGACTGGATGAGTTTAAACATCATCTTAACTGGAATGGGACTGATAAGGACATTGGCTTTGACACCAAGGTACCTATTTCAGAGCTGATGGTCACACTGATCAAAGGCAGCCTTTTACCAGAGTCCTCGGTCATTCTGACAACCAGACCCTCTTCAGATGCCCCCAAGAGGTTCTTCCAACGTTGCTGTGTGGTTCTGGGCTTTGAGGAGGCCCAAGTGAGGCAGTACGCCCAAAAATACTACAGTGACCCACAGGTGGCCGAGAATGTGTACAACTACATCGCTATGAACGACAGTCTGTTtgtcctctccttcatccctctctactGCCACATCATTTGCACCGCCTTATCTGAGTTCTTCTCTGCAAATGAAGAGGAGGGGGACAGCAGACGGTCTCTTGAGATCAGCCCACCCAGGACAGTTAGCGAGGTCTACTATTGCTATCTCGTCACTGCCGTAAAGCACCATGCGCTGAAAGGCAAAGCCGACCGTAGCACCCCCAAATCGAAGGTCCTTTCTCTGGCTAAGAGACAGCTGACAGCCCTGGGGAGATTGGCCTATGAGAACCTCCTGAAGGGAAACATCTTGTTTGAGCGGAAAGACTTGGAGAAGTTTGGGCTTGAGCCTCAAGAGATAAACAGCACCTTCCTCTGTCAAGTCTTGGTGGTCATCAAGGAGGAGAAAACAGAGATGTTTTCCTTTTTCCATCTCACCATGCAAGAATATCTTGCAGCTCTTTATTGTGCAGTAAACCTCTCAAAAGAAGGGGACATCCTTCAGGCTCTGAACTTCTGGTGCTTTGGGGAACTTCCCAGTCCTTCGAGCTACCCACCTCTCATAAGCCACGATCAACAGCTCGACCACAAGAACACAGACAATGACAGCAAACTCGAGAAGTCTCTGCAGATGTTTACCCGCTTTTTTATGGGAGTAATCCGTGCCCGGCTAGAGGGTCAGCTCGAGGGTCTCGCCCAGGACCCCTTTCTAGAGGAAGGTCAGGTGTTTCCTGTCCAGCTGGGCCAGTGGTTCCAGGACCAGCTCAGAGGCAGGCAGATGTCCAACGAAGTCGCGCTGAACCTGTTCCACTGCCTGATGGAGCTACACATTCAGGAGGCCACCAGCAGGGCGGCGCCAGAGATCAAGAGGCTGCACCTGTTCAAGATGAAGCTGAGCGTGGTGGACTGTGCGGCCTTGCACTACGTGCTGCAGTTCTCCCCTCACACGTTGGAGGAGCTCAACTTGGGCTACTCAAACATTGGGAACAGGGGGCTGGATCGCCTGGGGCCGATCCTACACCGATGTGAAACACTTTA CTTACGTTACAACTGTTTGGACAAGACTGCAGCTATTCTGGAGTCTGCCGTTTTGAAATCCAGAGAATGCCAGGTGAAGAAACTCTA TATGTGTGGGAACAACCTGGGTCCAGACGGGGTGTTGGAGCTGTGGTCAGCTCTGGAGCAGAACACCACCATAGAGGAGCTCTACCTGGACATCACAGGcatcacagagagaggaacGGAGAACATCGTCAACTGCCTCAGCAAGAACACCTCCCTGAAGACTCTTAC GATTGCTGGCAATGACATTGGAACTGCTGGGAGGGCAAGGATCAAGGAGCTGAGACGCCGCTGCCCCGGCCTGCGCATCATCGGCAACTTTGTGGACGACCTTGGGCTGCTGCAGGCCTATCTGGACTGGGTGCAGGAGATCCGAGAGGACCCAGACCAGATGAATGCAGTGAAGAATGCTGACGCCCTGCAGTCGGTCCTGAAAGGACTCAGGGTGGCCGACAccgacggagagggagagaacgccATCAAAGCCAAGGAGCTGGAGGCTCAGATCCTTGAGCTCCTGCAGGCTACCTGA